A genome region from Dolichospermum compactum NIES-806 includes the following:
- a CDS encoding fimbrial biogenesis chaperone — protein MKLSIRHFFIFIFFVVLSSISPALAFKLEPISKVFEPAGAGATQSYKIINDTSEQIAVELSMVKRKISLEGQESTEKADDDFLVYPSQIILPPQGVQSVRVTWLGNPNPEKELNYRIIAEQLPINLKDTQQSQSQAIAAGIKITFRYIGSVYIRPKNTQSKVILNGITHEKSKDGKDLLVITFDNQGTRRAVLSELNLNLTSDKGTQFTLKSEQLEGVNNGLILAGSQRRFSIPWPQQLPIGKVTGTFTFKDVE, from the coding sequence ATGAAACTCTCAATTCGGCATTTTTTTATCTTTATTTTTTTCGTAGTATTAAGTAGCATTTCACCAGCACTAGCCTTTAAATTAGAGCCAATTTCTAAAGTATTTGAACCAGCAGGGGCAGGTGCTACCCAGTCTTATAAAATTATTAATGATACCTCAGAACAAATCGCCGTTGAACTGTCAATGGTGAAACGAAAAATCAGCTTAGAAGGTCAAGAATCCACTGAAAAAGCTGATGATGATTTTTTAGTTTATCCATCCCAAATAATCCTACCACCTCAAGGTGTACAATCGGTGCGAGTGACATGGTTAGGTAATCCTAACCCTGAAAAAGAACTAAATTATCGTATTATAGCTGAACAGTTACCAATTAATTTAAAAGATACCCAACAATCACAATCACAGGCAATAGCAGCCGGAATCAAAATTACGTTTCGTTACATAGGATCGGTGTATATTCGCCCTAAAAATACACAATCTAAAGTTATCCTGAATGGCATTACTCATGAAAAATCAAAAGATGGAAAGGATTTGTTAGTAATTACTTTTGATAATCAGGGTACTCGCCGGGCAGTATTATCAGAATTAAATTTAAACTTAACTAGCGACAAAGGAACTCAATTTACTCTCAAATCAGAACAGTTAGAAGGTGTGAATAATGGGCTGATTTTGGCAGGTAGTCAGCGACGGTTTTCTATTCCTTGGCCTCAACAATTACCTATAGGCAAAGTCACAGGCACATTTACATTTAAAGATGTTGAATAA
- a CDS encoding ABC transporter permease, whose translation MTKISLETSRDWLMKLVTNETFIYVMKRLLQALLTIFLASALSFFIMKFSPGDYVDTLGQNPKISRERIEEIRQQFGLDKSWPEQFGFWLQQIVTKGDFGTSFVYQRSVSSLLWERVPATLLLAIASLIITWAIAIPLGILAAVKQNRRTDQILQIVSYAGQGIPSFITVLFLLFFAQLTTPLFPVGNMTSIDHAELTWLGKILDIAWHSVLPLIALSITSFAGLQRIMRGQLLDVLRQDYIQTARAKGLPENRVIYVHALRNAINPLITLLGFELAGLLGGAFITENFFNWPGLGKLTLQAVLAKDQYLVMASLVMSAVLLIVGNLIADLILKAADPRIKLEDLN comes from the coding sequence ATGACAAAAATTTCCTTGGAGACAAGTCGAGACTGGCTGATGAAGTTAGTTACGAATGAAACTTTTATTTATGTGATGAAACGGCTTTTACAGGCGCTATTGACAATTTTTTTAGCGTCGGCTTTGTCATTTTTTATTATGAAGTTTTCTCCAGGGGATTATGTAGATACCCTGGGACAAAATCCGAAAATTTCCCGAGAACGGATTGAGGAAATTAGACAACAATTTGGTTTAGATAAATCTTGGCCAGAACAGTTTGGATTTTGGTTGCAGCAAATTGTCACTAAAGGTGATTTTGGCACAAGTTTTGTTTATCAACGTTCTGTATCGTCGCTGTTATGGGAACGAGTTCCAGCCACGTTGTTATTAGCGATCGCTTCTTTAATTATTACATGGGCGATCGCAATTCCTTTGGGTATTCTCGCTGCTGTAAAACAAAATCGTAGAACTGACCAGATTTTACAAATAGTCAGTTACGCTGGTCAAGGTATTCCCAGTTTTATCACTGTTTTATTTTTACTATTTTTTGCCCAATTAACTACCCCACTTTTTCCCGTTGGTAATATGACGAGTATTGATCATGCAGAACTAACATGGTTAGGTAAAATTCTTGATATTGCTTGGCATTCAGTTTTACCATTAATTGCTTTGAGTATTACCAGTTTTGCTGGTTTACAACGCATTATGCGGGGTCAATTATTGGATGTTTTGCGCCAAGATTATATTCAAACTGCCCGCGCTAAAGGACTTCCAGAAAACCGCGTTATTTATGTTCATGCTTTGCGAAATGCTATTAACCCATTAATTACTTTATTGGGTTTTGAATTAGCAGGTTTGTTAGGTGGTGCATTTATTACAGAAAATTTCTTCAATTGGCCAGGTTTAGGAAAATTAACCCTACAAGCTGTTTTAGCTAAAGACCAATATTTAGTCATGGCCAGTTTAGTAATGAGTGCAGTATTATTAATTGTTGGTAATTTAATTGCCGACTTAATTTTAAAAGCAGCAGATCCGAGAATTAAGTTAGAAGATTTGAATTAG
- a CDS encoding adenine phosphoribosyltransferase: protein MDLKSLIRDIPDFPKPGILFRDVTTLLSDPAGLRYTIDLLAQKCSEIELEVDYIIGMESRGFIFGAPVAYKLGAGFIPVRKKGKLPAAVHSIEYQLEYGTDTLEVHQDALKPGCKILIVDDLIATGGTASATAKLVQKIDCELIGFGFIIELRDLQGRKHLPDVPIISLVEY, encoded by the coding sequence ATGGATTTAAAATCTCTGATTCGTGATATACCAGACTTTCCTAAGCCGGGAATTTTATTTCGAGATGTCACTACTCTATTAAGCGACCCAGCAGGATTGCGATATACTATTGACCTTTTAGCACAAAAATGTTCAGAAATTGAACTTGAGGTGGATTATATTATCGGTATGGAGTCGCGGGGGTTCATTTTTGGTGCGCCTGTGGCTTATAAATTGGGTGCGGGTTTTATTCCTGTTCGCAAAAAAGGAAAATTACCAGCAGCGGTTCACTCTATTGAATATCAACTAGAATATGGTACGGATACATTAGAAGTACATCAGGATGCTTTGAAACCAGGTTGTAAGATCTTAATTGTGGATGATTTGATTGCTACTGGTGGTACTGCTAGTGCAACAGCAAAGTTGGTACAAAAGATTGACTGTGAACTCATAGGGTTTGGGTTTATCATCGAGCTACGGGATTTGCAAGGACGAAAACATTTACCTGATGTCCCTATTATCTCACTGGTTGAATATTAG